The Temnothorax longispinosus isolate EJ_2023e chromosome 4, Tlon_JGU_v1, whole genome shotgun sequence genome has a window encoding:
- the LOC139812105 gene encoding uncharacterized protein — protein MVQRLQERFWKIWSSDYLNSLQQRKKWQTCQINLKIGDLVLLRNPSLPPTKWDIGRVLQCHTGDDDLVRVVTIKTARSTLKRPRRDRRDERRRTSDDEDTILDSQDKRIKEDLESHSRSVSSCLDQIRQVVLTSSNVLFSDEVSTLEKNGRFLRTRFDKALDRTDKLLKRLIGARNELTKFKNELTTYSIWLDKARSVLEEEERSLSDLNKLSSSTDTTHLRGRAHQLMMEKLDESYKLKVDLMMRHELRVAEEQRELSLNNSKRRGKKVSVDFNVREYCTMCDLNFYNLVYA, from the exons ATGGTGCAACGACTACAGGAACGCTTTTGGAAGATCTGGTCATcggattatttaaattctctgCAGCAACGGAAAAAATGGCAAACTTGTCAAATCAATCTCAAGATCGGTGACCTGGTGCTATTACGCAATCCTAGTCTCCCGCCAACTAAATGGGATATTGGTCGAGTACTCCAATGCCATACCGGAGATGACGATTTAGTACGCGTTGTGACCATCAAGACGGCCAGATCCACCCTCAAGCGACCT CGTAGAGATCGTAGAGACGAACGTCGTCGTACTTCCGATGACGAAGACACTATTTTAGACAGCcaagataaaagaataaaggAAGATCTTGAATCGCACAGTCGATCCGTTTCATCCTGCTTGGATCAGATTCGACAGGTCGTCTTGACGAGCAGCAATGTGTTATTCAGTGACGAAGTGTCTACTTTGGAGAAGAACGGTCGATTTCTTAGAACCCGATTTGACAAAGCGTTAGATCGCACTGACAAATTACTGAAACGTCTCATTGGTGCCAGAAATGAATTAACAAAGTTCAAAAATGAACTCACGACGTACTCGATTTGGTTGGATAAAGCCAGAAGCGTGCTTGAAGAGGAGGAGCGTTCCTTATCCGATCTGAACAAGCTCAGTAGCAGCACGGATACGACTCACCTACGTGGACGTGCGCATCAGCTGATGATGGAAAAGTTAGACGAGTCGTACAAATTGAAGGTCGATCTGATGATGAGACACGAGCTGCGAGTTGCCGAGGAGCAGCGTGAACTTAGCTTGAACAACTCGAAACGACGCGGAAAGAAA GTGTCTGTAGATTTCAACGTGAGAGAATATTGTACGATGTGCGATCTGAATTTTTACAACCTTGTCTACGCATAG